In Nicotiana tabacum cultivar K326 chromosome 17, ASM71507v2, whole genome shotgun sequence, one DNA window encodes the following:
- the LOC142171766 gene encoding uncharacterized protein LOC142171766, giving the protein MDRRVAFDRIKEYPSNPPVLVPPEPGKPLLLYLSVLDNDFRCVLGQHDKTGRKEHAIYYLRKNFTPCKTKYTLIERTCCAITWITQKLRHYMSACTTYLLSRLDPLKYIFQKPMLTGKLAKRQILLNKFEIAYITRKDIKGQTLADQVVENLVDGDYEPLTMYFPDKEVLFAREDIAESYPGWRMFFDGATEFKGVRIGAVLISESGKNYPASANIRFPCTNNIAEDEVWIIGIRMAVDMNVKELFVIEDSGLLINQVQGEWSTKKIKILPYMHCVKELCKKFTKIEFKHVPRIQNEFDDALATLSSMIQHLDKIYIDPIEVEISGQHAYYLHLDEEPDGKPWYHDIRRFLASRDYLEEATNSQKRALRRLANHFFLNGEVLYRRTPALDF; this is encoded by the coding sequence ATGGACAGAAGAGTagcctttgacagaatcaaagaGTATCCGTCAAATCCACCAGTGCTAGTTCCCCCGGAGCCCGGGAAGCCATTATTGCTATATTTGTCAGTCCTGGATAATGACTTCAGATGTGTGCTGGGACAGCATGACAAAACTGGGAGAAAAGAGCATGCCATCTACTACTTAAGAAAGAATTTCACGCCATGCAAGACAAAATACACTTTgatagaacgcacttgttgtgctatAACTTGGATCACCCAGAAACTAAGGCATTACATGTCAGCATGCACTACGTATCTGTTATCTCGGCTCGATCCTctcaagtacatcttccagaagccgaTGCTTACTGGAAAGCTAGCTAAAAGGCAAATTCTCCTCAACAAATTTGAAATTGCATACATAACTCGAAAGGATATCAAGGGGCAAACTTTAGCCGACCAAGTCGTAGAGAATCTAGTGGACGGGGATTACGAGCCACTCACTATGTATTTTCCCGACAAAGAGGTATTATTTGCTagagaagatattgcagagtcATACCCTGGATGGaggatgtttttcgatggagcaacagAATTCAAAGGAGTCAGAATTGGGGCAGTCCTAATTTCGGAATCCGGAAAGAACTATCCAGCATCGGCAAATATAAGATTTCCTTGTACTAATAATATAGCTGAAGACGAAGTGTGGATAATTGGGATCagaatggcagtcgacatgaacgtcAAAGAACTTTTTGTCATAGAGGATTCTGGTCTATTGATAAACCAAGTCCAAGGGGAATGGTCAACCAAAAAAATCAAGATCCTTCCATACATGCACTGCGTAAAAgagctatgcaagaagttcacGAAGATTGAGTTCAAACACGTCCCCAGGATTCAGAACGAGTTCGATGATGCCCTTGCAACTCTATCATCCATGATTCAACATCTAGACAAGATCTACATTGACCCTATCGAGGTAGAGATCAGCGGTCAACATGCCTATTACCTCCATTTAGATGAAGAACCAGATGGTAAACCATGGTATCACGACATCAGAAGATTCCTAGCATCCAGAGACTACCTAGAGGAAGCTACTAATAGTCAGAAGCGAGCCCTGAGGAGGTTGGCGAATCACTTTTTCCTTAACGGCGAAgtcctgtacaggaggaccccAGCCTTGGATTTTTAG